A stretch of the Prochlorococcus marinus str. MIT 0918 genome encodes the following:
- a CDS encoding NADPH-dependent assimilatory sulfite reductase hemoprotein subunit translates to MTTKGAKTNNPNDLDLFPCIANGENHSKFEDFKENSQFLKEPLKSELENSNSYFSNDAVQLLKFHGSYQQDNRENRKKGLEKDWQMMLRLRSPGGYIPGPLFIALDDLAERLGNKTLRATTRQAFQMHGIRKENLKEVINTIIKSMGSTLAACGDINRNVMAPAAPFNNNGYPTARKLANEIADLLTPVAAEGTYLELWANGNQKYKISHSPKVKSIRKKQYKKGLFSGAKNEPLYGATYLPRKFKCAVTVSGDNSVDLLTHDIGLVVFTKKNGTLKGCNVYVGGGMGRMHNNETTFARIADPLGYVNSENILSLIQSILAFQRDYGNRKLRKNARMKYLIHTKGIKWFREKLIEEYFKNEILQPKPELPTELKDYLGWNKQDKDLWFVGIPLLSGRLSGIIKSKIRFLVEKYQLEVRLTPNQDILLCNIGNFQRSSIDQELQSVGLNRVPSVNSIAKHAIACPALPLCGLAITEAERFLPQIISRIEKQLQNLGINRSILLRMTGCPNGCARPYMAELALVGSGSNQYQLWLGGSPNLQRLAKPFLQKMHLDQLEVTLEPLFLQWKEVSSHCSFGDYIYSLKDQEINELLSQVSTAP, encoded by the coding sequence GTGACAACTAAAGGAGCTAAAACGAATAATCCTAATGATCTAGATCTTTTCCCCTGTATTGCTAATGGGGAAAATCACTCTAAATTTGAAGATTTTAAAGAGAATAGTCAGTTTCTAAAAGAACCTCTAAAGTCAGAACTTGAAAACTCAAACTCATATTTCTCAAATGATGCGGTTCAGTTATTGAAATTTCACGGAAGTTACCAACAAGATAATAGAGAGAATAGAAAGAAAGGATTAGAAAAAGATTGGCAAATGATGCTTCGCCTTCGAAGTCCCGGAGGTTATATACCTGGCCCTCTATTTATTGCATTAGATGACTTAGCTGAACGACTTGGGAATAAAACATTACGAGCTACAACAAGACAAGCTTTTCAAATGCATGGAATCAGAAAAGAAAATCTAAAAGAGGTTATCAATACTATTATTAAATCAATGGGATCCACTCTTGCTGCATGTGGTGACATTAATAGGAACGTGATGGCGCCTGCAGCACCATTTAACAATAATGGATATCCTACAGCCCGTAAATTGGCAAATGAGATAGCAGACTTATTAACCCCAGTAGCTGCAGAAGGAACTTACCTTGAGTTATGGGCTAATGGAAATCAAAAATATAAAATTTCTCATTCACCAAAAGTTAAAAGTATTAGAAAAAAACAATATAAAAAAGGCTTATTCAGTGGAGCAAAAAATGAACCTCTTTACGGAGCAACATATCTGCCAAGAAAGTTTAAATGTGCCGTTACTGTCTCAGGAGATAACTCTGTTGATCTTTTGACGCATGACATAGGATTAGTTGTCTTTACTAAAAAAAATGGCACCTTAAAAGGCTGTAATGTCTATGTCGGAGGAGGGATGGGGCGAATGCATAACAATGAAACTACATTTGCTCGCATTGCTGATCCTCTTGGTTACGTAAATAGTGAGAATATTTTAAGCTTGATTCAATCAATCTTGGCTTTTCAAAGAGATTATGGGAACAGAAAGCTAAGAAAAAATGCTCGCATGAAATATTTAATTCATACCAAAGGTATTAAATGGTTTAGAGAAAAACTTATCGAAGAATATTTTAAAAATGAAATTCTACAACCTAAACCTGAATTGCCAACAGAGCTAAAAGATTATCTAGGTTGGAACAAACAAGATAAAGATCTTTGGTTTGTTGGGATCCCTCTTTTATCAGGTCGACTTAGTGGAATTATTAAGTCAAAGATAAGGTTTCTAGTTGAAAAGTATCAATTAGAAGTACGCCTCACACCTAATCAAGATATATTGCTTTGTAATATAGGTAATTTCCAACGTTCCTCTATTGATCAGGAATTACAATCGGTAGGATTAAATCGCGTACCATCAGTCAATAGCATTGCAAAACATGCTATAGCTTGTCCAGCACTTCCTTTATGTGGACTAGCCATAACAGAAGCTGAACGTTTTCTTCCACAAATAATCAGTAGAATAGAAAAACAACTTCAAAATCTAGGTATTAATCGATCAATTTTGTTAAGAATGACAGGGTGCCCAAATGGATGTGCTAGGCCATATATGGCTGAATTGGCCTTAGTAGGAAGTGGTTCTAATCAATATCAACTTTGGCTAGGTGGAAGTCCAAACTTACAACGGTTGGCAAAACCTTTTCTTCAGAAAATGCATCTAGACCAACTAGAAGTAACTTTAGAACCATTATTTCTTCAATGGAAAGAAGTTTCTAGCCATTGTAGTTTTGGTGACTACATTTATAGTTTAAAAGATCAAGAAATTAATGAATTACTTTCACAAGTGTCAACTGCACCATAA
- a CDS encoding M15 family metallopeptidase — translation MLRPWQKVLIKHSSEELVTLPLELYRLEPHCYQSLGAPYGTLDSPWMLREEVAKRLLAAQGFLKQSHNKYRLAIFDAWRPIRVQKFMYEYSINQECIARGINRNLGSENPEIIEVIDSVNKFWALPCMDSSMPPPHSTGAAVDLTLALSNGNPLDMGGEIDFMGSVSTPDYYSKTKNHDQSFNEYLWHARRSLLKNVMQEAGFVQHPNEWWHFSFGDQLWAWGKQFKECFYGAVDTCESNSLIS, via the coding sequence GTGTTAAGACCATGGCAAAAAGTACTCATAAAACATTCCAGTGAAGAACTAGTTACTTTACCATTAGAACTTTATCGACTAGAACCTCATTGCTATCAATCTCTAGGAGCTCCATATGGGACTTTAGATTCCCCTTGGATGTTAAGAGAAGAAGTTGCAAAACGTTTACTTGCAGCTCAAGGATTTTTAAAACAGTCACATAATAAATATCGACTTGCTATCTTTGATGCTTGGCGACCAATTAGAGTTCAAAAGTTTATGTATGAATATTCAATAAATCAAGAATGTATTGCACGTGGGATTAATAGAAATTTAGGCTCTGAAAATCCAGAAATAATCGAAGTTATTGACTCCGTTAACAAATTTTGGGCATTGCCATGTATGGACTCTTCTATGCCACCACCGCATAGTACTGGAGCTGCTGTAGATTTAACGCTTGCATTGAGTAATGGCAATCCCTTAGATATGGGAGGGGAAATAGATTTTATGGGATCAGTTTCAACTCCAGATTATTACTCTAAAACTAAAAATCATGATCAATCTTTTAATGAGTATTTATGGCATGCTAGGAGAAGTCTTTTGAAAAATGTTATGCAAGAGGCTGGGTTCGTACAACACCCTAATGAATGGTGGCATTTTAGTTTTGGAGATCAGCTTTGGGCATGGGGTAAACAATTTAAAGAATGTTTTTATGGTGCAGTTGACACTTGTGAAAGTAATTCATTAATTTCTTGA
- the recG gene encoding ATP-dependent DNA helicase RecG: MVEEYSGRPHEIEEGNLNENVKELKDWINLIQKALTIEAENGFKNIQGRNEHFHTFISREIESFDSPLLKRDIKKKLILFAQSFIAYPSSEISKRRRLVIDTRKCLYSLGRQHQNVITPFKPPNLRLSNANENIKQPYNKTDDQVTLDTPILKLKGIGEKYAKCFENLGIIEVRDLLLYYPRDYVDYSSLKRIAFLESGETATIVATIRRANSYTSPRNKNLSVLELHLEDITGRIKVTRFFIGRRFSNRYFLKKQETSFAKGTIVAVSGLVKSNGYGKTLNDPLIEILESQYSLVKSKSIGRLLPIYSLTDGLTPDRFRSFVQLVLPVTSVWPEPLNDESRQLLSLLKKGDAIREIHRPSNKDSLKEAKRRLVFDEFLFLQLGLIKRRLELQNCKAPILSLKKGCSDLASKFFTLLPFELTKSQYQVLNQIEADIAMEQPMSRLLQGDVGSGKTVVAIAALLIAIDSGWQGALMAPTEVLAQQHYLNLCKWLPQLHVTVELLTGSTSASDRKRIYTDLETGNLKILVGTHALIESAVSFQRLGLVVVDEQHRFGVNQRNLLLNKGLHPHLLTMTATPIPRTLALSLYGDLDVSQINELPPGRTPVKTILISNNERDQAYQIIRDQVANGLQAYFVLPLVEDSEKLRLRSAIDTYHELSTDIFPQYKVGLLHGRMPSVEKKSTIQRFAEKQIEILVSTTVIEVGVDVADATVMVIDHADRFGLAQLHQLRGRVGRGTNASQCVLIDGISTTTSRSRLEVLVNSNNGFDISEIDLRLRGPGQVLGTKQSGLPDFALANLVDDETILESARNEASRILKNDPELNHHVLLKKMLKDHWKRLMFMTQLN, translated from the coding sequence GTGGTCGAAGAATACTCAGGAAGACCTCACGAAATTGAAGAAGGAAACTTAAATGAAAATGTTAAGGAGCTAAAGGACTGGATTAATCTCATCCAAAAGGCTTTAACAATTGAAGCTGAGAATGGATTTAAAAATATACAAGGTAGAAATGAGCATTTTCATACGTTCATCTCTCGAGAAATTGAATCTTTTGACTCGCCACTTTTAAAAAGGGATATTAAAAAGAAACTTATTCTCTTTGCTCAATCTTTTATTGCGTATCCATCCAGTGAGATTTCTAAAAGACGTAGGTTAGTTATTGATACAAGAAAATGCTTATATTCTTTAGGAAGGCAACATCAGAACGTTATAACACCATTTAAACCTCCAAATTTGAGATTATCTAATGCGAATGAAAATATTAAACAACCTTATAATAAAACTGATGATCAAGTTACACTAGACACACCTATACTAAAACTAAAAGGGATTGGTGAAAAATATGCTAAGTGCTTTGAAAATTTAGGAATCATTGAGGTAAGGGATCTTCTTTTATATTACCCAAGAGACTATGTCGATTATTCTTCCCTTAAAAGAATAGCTTTCCTAGAATCAGGTGAAACAGCAACTATTGTTGCGACAATAAGACGTGCTAACTCTTATACAAGTCCTAGAAATAAAAATTTATCTGTTCTTGAGTTACATCTTGAGGACATAACTGGTCGTATTAAGGTGACAAGATTTTTTATAGGCAGAAGATTTAGTAATAGATACTTTCTCAAAAAACAAGAGACAAGTTTTGCTAAAGGAACAATTGTAGCTGTAAGTGGTTTAGTTAAATCGAATGGTTATGGCAAAACTTTAAATGATCCTTTGATTGAGATTCTTGAAAGTCAATATTCTTTAGTTAAATCAAAAAGTATAGGTAGATTACTACCAATCTATTCTTTAACAGATGGTTTAACACCAGATCGTTTTAGAAGTTTTGTTCAGTTAGTTCTTCCTGTAACATCAGTCTGGCCAGAGCCATTAAATGATGAAAGTAGGCAATTATTATCTTTACTGAAAAAAGGCGATGCTATTAGAGAAATTCATAGACCTAGTAACAAGGATTCTCTAAAAGAAGCAAAAAGAAGATTGGTTTTTGATGAGTTTCTTTTTTTACAACTTGGCTTAATAAAACGCCGATTAGAACTTCAAAACTGTAAAGCTCCAATATTGTCGTTGAAAAAAGGATGTTCTGATTTGGCTTCCAAATTTTTTACTCTTTTGCCGTTTGAATTAACTAAATCTCAATATCAAGTTCTAAATCAAATTGAGGCTGATATTGCTATGGAACAACCTATGTCTCGATTATTGCAAGGAGATGTAGGTAGTGGAAAAACAGTTGTTGCCATTGCTGCTCTTTTAATTGCTATTGATTCAGGATGGCAAGGTGCATTAATGGCGCCTACTGAGGTTCTTGCTCAACAGCATTATCTAAATCTTTGCAAATGGCTACCTCAATTGCATGTAACTGTTGAGTTACTGACAGGATCTACGTCTGCTTCAGATAGAAAACGAATTTATACTGATTTGGAAACAGGTAATTTAAAGATTCTTGTAGGAACACATGCACTTATTGAAAGCGCTGTATCTTTTCAGCGATTAGGTCTTGTCGTGGTAGATGAACAACATCGTTTTGGAGTTAATCAAAGAAACCTTTTACTAAACAAAGGACTACACCCTCATTTATTGACAATGACTGCTACACCAATACCAAGAACCCTTGCATTATCTTTATATGGAGATTTGGATGTTAGTCAAATCAATGAATTACCTCCCGGAAGAACACCAGTTAAAACTATCTTAATTTCCAATAATGAAAGAGACCAGGCATATCAAATAATAAGAGATCAAGTTGCGAATGGACTTCAAGCCTATTTTGTTCTGCCATTAGTTGAAGACTCTGAAAAGCTGAGATTGCGTTCAGCAATAGATACTTATCATGAGTTGTCTACTGATATATTCCCTCAATATAAAGTTGGCTTATTGCATGGACGTATGCCAAGCGTTGAGAAGAAATCTACTATACAAAGATTTGCAGAGAAACAGATCGAGATACTTGTATCAACTACTGTGATTGAGGTTGGTGTAGATGTAGCTGATGCAACTGTTATGGTAATAGATCATGCTGATCGTTTTGGATTGGCTCAATTACATCAATTGCGTGGGAGAGTAGGTAGAGGAACTAATGCTTCTCAATGCGTATTGATTGATGGAATTTCAACTACTACATCAAGAAGTAGGCTAGAAGTGTTAGTTAATTCAAATAATGGCTTTGATATTTCAGAGATTGATTTGCGTTTAAGAGGGCCTGGGCAAGTCTTAGGAACAAAACAATCAGGCCTTCCTGATTTTGCATTGGCAAACTTAGTTGATGATGAAACTATTCTTGAGTCTGCTAGAAATGAAGCATCTAGAATATTGAAGAATGACCCTGAATTAAATCATCATGTTTTACTCAAAAAGATGTTGAAAGATCATTGGAAAAGACTAATGTTTATGACACAACTTAATTAA
- the tsf gene encoding translation elongation factor Ts, with protein sequence MSGITAKLVKDLRDKTGAGMMDCKKALAENNADMTKAIEWLRQKGISSAEKKSGRIAAEGAIGSYIHTGARVGVLLELNCETDFVARGELFQGLLKDVAMQVAACPNIEYVTVDEIPNDIVEKEKLIEMGRDDLSGKPEQIKAKIVEGRIGKRLKELALMEQPFIRDSSITVEQLVKQVAGQIGENVKIRRFTRYTLGEGIEVKEMDFAAEVASMSS encoded by the coding sequence ATGTCAGGCATAACAGCAAAACTTGTAAAAGATCTTAGAGATAAGACTGGTGCGGGTATGATGGATTGTAAAAAAGCATTGGCAGAAAATAATGCTGATATGACCAAGGCAATTGAATGGTTAAGGCAAAAAGGAATATCAAGTGCAGAAAAAAAATCAGGAAGAATAGCTGCTGAGGGAGCTATAGGAAGTTATATACATACAGGTGCAAGAGTTGGGGTTTTATTAGAACTTAATTGTGAAACTGATTTTGTTGCTCGTGGCGAATTGTTTCAAGGTCTTTTAAAAGATGTTGCTATGCAAGTTGCTGCTTGTCCTAATATTGAATATGTAACTGTTGATGAGATCCCTAATGATATTGTTGAAAAGGAAAAGTTAATAGAAATGGGAAGAGATGATTTGTCAGGTAAACCAGAACAAATAAAGGCTAAGATAGTTGAGGGGAGGATTGGTAAAAGATTAAAAGAATTAGCTTTAATGGAACAACCATTTATTCGTGACAGTTCAATCACTGTTGAACAACTTGTAAAGCAAGTTGCTGGTCAAATTGGTGAGAATGTAAAAATACGTAGATTCACAAGATATACTCTTGGTGAGGGTATAGAAGTGAAAGAAATGGATTTTGCAGCGGAAGTTGCTTCTATGTCTTCGTAA
- the rpsB gene encoding 30S ribosomal protein S2: MAVVTLSEMMEAGAHFGHQTRRWNPKMSRYIYCARNGVHIIDLVKTAVCMNTAYKWTRNAARSGKRFLFVGTKKQASEVVAQEALRCGASYVNQRWLGGMLTNWTTMKARIDRLKDLERMESSGAIAMRPKKEASVLRHELERLQKYLGGLKGMKRLPDVVILVDQRRETNAVLEARKLDIPLVSMLDTNCDPDLCEVPIPCNDDAVRSVQLVLGRIADAINEGRHGANEQRGRQKYS; encoded by the coding sequence ATGGCTGTTGTAACTCTTTCAGAGATGATGGAAGCTGGTGCTCATTTTGGACACCAGACACGTCGATGGAATCCCAAAATGTCTCGCTATATCTATTGCGCGAGAAATGGAGTACACATAATTGATCTGGTAAAGACAGCAGTGTGTATGAATACTGCATATAAATGGACTAGAAATGCCGCTAGAAGTGGTAAAAGATTTTTATTTGTTGGCACTAAAAAGCAAGCATCTGAAGTCGTTGCTCAAGAAGCTCTAAGATGTGGTGCTTCTTATGTTAATCAACGTTGGTTAGGAGGAATGCTTACTAATTGGACAACGATGAAGGCTCGAATTGATAGGCTAAAGGACTTAGAGAGGATGGAGTCCAGTGGTGCTATTGCTATGAGACCAAAAAAAGAGGCTTCAGTTTTAAGGCATGAGTTAGAAAGGTTGCAAAAATATCTTGGAGGCTTAAAAGGAATGAAGAGATTACCTGATGTTGTTATTTTGGTAGATCAGAGAAGAGAAACTAATGCTGTTTTAGAAGCTAGGAAGCTAGATATACCTTTAGTATCAATGCTTGATACTAATTGCGATCCCGATCTATGCGAAGTTCCAATTCCTTGTAATGATGACGCTGTACGTTCTGTACAGCTTGTACTAGGAAGAATTGCTGATGCAATTAATGAAGGAAGACATGGTGCCAATGAACAGCGTGGAAGGCAAAAATATTCGTGA
- a CDS encoding glycosyltransferase family 2 protein, translating into MFISVVIPTYNRLPILKKCLLALENQRTCNDFKGYEVIVVDDGSTDGTISWIQLNPHKLTHVHLIEQKHSGPGIGRNNGVQNSKGDVIVFIDSDLVVTDNFLISHSSALTKAWQKKGNRLCFTYGSVINTSNFDDPTSEKHKLSDISWAYFATGNVGIDKEVLENSGLFDPAFKLYGWEDLELGERLRQMGTELIKCPNAVGYHWHPALKLTQIPRLINVERERAKMAIVFYIKHPTTRVRFIIQFTLFHRILWEALTLGGLLNVVTLRPLLKLLIRNGYSGLAMEFLRIPLNLIGVREIFREATLKNII; encoded by the coding sequence ATGTTTATAAGCGTCGTAATTCCAACATATAACCGCCTGCCAATTCTTAAGAAATGTTTGTTAGCTCTTGAGAATCAAAGAACCTGTAATGATTTTAAAGGATATGAAGTAATTGTTGTTGATGATGGTTCTACAGATGGCACAATCTCTTGGATTCAATTAAATCCCCATAAATTGACTCATGTTCATTTAATAGAGCAAAAACATTCTGGGCCAGGAATAGGAAGAAATAATGGAGTACAAAACTCAAAAGGAGATGTAATCGTTTTTATTGATAGTGATTTAGTAGTTACAGATAATTTTCTTATAAGCCATTCCTCTGCTCTCACAAAGGCTTGGCAGAAGAAAGGTAATCGGCTTTGCTTTACTTATGGATCAGTTATCAACACATCTAATTTTGATGATCCAACTTCGGAAAAACATAAATTAAGTGACATTTCTTGGGCTTACTTTGCGACTGGAAATGTAGGTATTGATAAAGAGGTTTTGGAAAATTCAGGTCTTTTTGATCCAGCTTTTAAGCTTTATGGATGGGAAGATTTAGAGTTGGGAGAACGATTAAGGCAAATGGGTACTGAGTTGATTAAATGTCCAAATGCAGTTGGTTATCATTGGCATCCAGCTTTAAAACTAACTCAAATACCTAGATTAATAAATGTTGAAAGAGAGAGGGCCAAAATGGCGATTGTTTTTTATATAAAACATCCCACTACAAGAGTACGTTTTATTATTCAATTTACTTTATTTCATCGAATTTTATGGGAGGCTTTGACTTTAGGGGGACTATTAAATGTTGTTACTCTTAGGCCTTTATTAAAATTATTAATACGAAATGGATATTCAGGCTTGGCAATGGAATTTCTTCGCATTCCACTTAATCTCATAGGAGTAAGAGAGATTTTTAGAGAAGCAACATTAAAAAACATCATTTGA
- a CDS encoding DevA family ABC transporter ATP-binding protein yields MKTSNKSQDNISTVNIDGLSHWYGRGLTRKQVLYSISMTISPGEVVLLTGPSGCGKTTLLTLIGALRKVEKGKLSVFGHQLCGSNRKTRQILRKNIGMIFQGHNLLRCLTAEQNVQMGSDLLKSLSYRERRQQAREWLAAVGLENQRDKLPQDLSGGQKQRVAIARALSACPKLLLADEPTSALDSVTGREIVSLLKRLAIEQDCSVLMVTHDPRILDVADRLLKMEDGKLLPVLE; encoded by the coding sequence GTGAAAACATCAAATAAATCACAAGATAATATTTCAACTGTAAATATTGATGGATTAAGTCATTGGTATGGCCGTGGATTGACAAGGAAGCAAGTTCTTTATTCGATTTCCATGACAATATCCCCAGGAGAAGTCGTTCTCTTGACAGGCCCGTCAGGTTGCGGAAAAACTACTTTGCTTACTCTTATTGGAGCTCTTCGCAAGGTTGAAAAAGGGAAGTTATCTGTTTTTGGTCATCAGCTTTGTGGTTCCAATAGAAAGACCCGTCAAATTCTAAGAAAAAATATTGGGATGATTTTTCAAGGGCATAATCTTCTTAGATGTCTTACCGCAGAACAAAATGTTCAGATGGGATCAGACTTATTAAAAAGTCTTTCATATAGAGAAAGAAGACAACAAGCTAGAGAATGGTTGGCAGCAGTTGGATTAGAAAATCAAAGAGATAAGCTCCCACAAGATCTTTCAGGTGGTCAGAAGCAAAGAGTAGCAATAGCAAGAGCGTTATCTGCATGTCCAAAGTTATTGCTTGCGGATGAACCAACTTCTGCTTTAGATAGCGTTACTGGTAGAGAAATTGTTTCATTATTAAAGCGACTAGCTATTGAACAGGATTGTTCAGTCTTAATGGTTACCCATGATCCAAGGATATTAGATGTAGCAGATCGTCTTTTAAAAATGGAAGATGGGAAATTGCTGCCTGTTCTTGAGTAG
- the devC gene encoding ABC transporter permease DevC: protein MKIDFWKYRRIPLAWLLLTRQPLRLLVAIAGISFAGILMFMQLGFRDGLFDASVTVHKLFDADLVLMSPRSMSSISMSGFPRRRLVQAMAHKDVIGTTPVNWNFLLWRNPKTLATRSILTLGFEPSSPLLLDSGFAKKAQKLKNSGRVLFDVRSRDEFGPVAEWFKKGRVVETELAGKRVRVAGLVSLGPSFGADGNLITSRETFLKLLPSTPPGSIEIGLIRLSSSADIMEVLKSLKASLPNDVKVFTREEFIEFEKNYWRTSTSIGFIFTLGAAMGFIVGSVIVYQILYSDVSDHLAEYATLMAMGYRLKTLFGVVAREGILLAVMGYVPAYISGQALYYLVRSSTKLPVLMDPQRAFLVFFLIVFMCMVSASIAMRRLIDADPAEIF, encoded by the coding sequence GTGAAAATTGATTTTTGGAAGTATCGAAGAATTCCTTTGGCATGGTTATTGCTAACGCGACAACCTCTTCGCTTATTAGTTGCAATAGCAGGAATTAGCTTCGCAGGAATTCTTATGTTTATGCAATTGGGTTTTCGTGATGGTCTTTTTGATGCAAGTGTGACTGTTCATAAGTTGTTTGATGCGGATTTGGTGTTAATGAGTCCTCGTTCTATGAGTTCAATAAGCATGAGTGGTTTTCCTAGACGAAGACTTGTGCAGGCAATGGCTCACAAAGATGTAATCGGAACTACCCCTGTTAACTGGAATTTTTTATTATGGAGAAACCCTAAAACCCTTGCTACTAGATCTATTCTTACTCTGGGCTTTGAACCTTCTTCTCCTTTGTTATTGGATTCAGGCTTTGCTAAGAAAGCACAAAAATTAAAAAATTCTGGACGAGTTTTGTTTGATGTTAGATCAAGAGATGAATTTGGACCTGTTGCTGAATGGTTTAAAAAAGGACGGGTTGTCGAAACTGAATTAGCTGGTAAGAGGGTACGAGTTGCTGGATTAGTTAGTCTTGGGCCTTCGTTTGGAGCTGATGGAAATTTAATTACAAGTAGAGAAACTTTTCTTAAGTTATTACCAAGCACTCCCCCTGGAAGTATTGAGATTGGTCTTATTCGTCTATCATCTAGTGCTGATATTATGGAAGTTCTAAAATCATTAAAAGCAAGTTTGCCTAATGATGTCAAAGTTTTTACAAGAGAAGAATTTATAGAGTTTGAAAAGAATTATTGGAGAACTAGTACCTCTATAGGCTTTATTTTTACATTAGGAGCTGCAATGGGTTTTATTGTTGGAAGTGTAATTGTATATCAAATTTTATATAGCGATGTTAGTGATCACTTGGCTGAATATGCCACATTAATGGCAATGGGATACAGACTTAAAACTTTATTTGGAGTTGTTGCAAGAGAAGGGATCTTGTTAGCTGTTATGGGATATGTTCCAGCATATATCTCTGGCCAGGCTTTATATTATCTAGTAAGAAGTTCAACAAAATTACCTGTATTAATGGACCCTCAAAGAGCTTTTCTTGTATTCTTTTTGATTGTTTTCATGTGTATGGTTTCTGCTTCCATCGCTATGAGAAGATTAATAGATGCTGATCCTGCTGAGATTTTTTGA
- a CDS encoding efflux RND transporter periplasmic adaptor subunit — protein sequence MKYFFYSGIGLSLISFFFVITRQREPELNNLPDPPIVRTLEAVAALGQLSPSGDIRMLAAPISGLGGTPRIKKLLVNEGDEVIKGQILAVFDNKSSILADLEIRQARLNILTQKIVSQEREVSRYRNLVSKGGSPEVLLDEKKDFLLELLGKKKEIIAEINALKVDLLDSDLKSPIDGIVLKINSREGERPNSEGVLQVGSSQIMEAIIEVYESDINRIRIGQIVSLTSENGGFSGTLKGFVKQISPQISQRKVISTDPTGDADARVVEVRIKLESESSVKVKSFTGMKVIARFKP from the coding sequence TTGAAATACTTTTTTTATTCTGGAATTGGACTTTCGTTAATAAGTTTTTTCTTTGTTATAACAAGACAAAGAGAACCAGAATTAAATAATTTACCTGATCCACCTATAGTTAGAACTCTTGAAGCTGTTGCAGCATTAGGGCAATTATCACCATCAGGAGACATAAGAATGCTTGCAGCTCCAATCAGTGGATTAGGAGGAACTCCTAGAATTAAGAAATTATTAGTAAATGAAGGAGATGAGGTCATTAAAGGTCAAATTCTTGCTGTATTTGATAACAAATCTAGTATTCTTGCAGATCTAGAAATTAGACAGGCACGCTTAAATATACTTACTCAAAAAATAGTTTCACAAGAGAGAGAGGTCTCAAGGTATAGGAATTTAGTTTCTAAAGGTGGATCCCCTGAAGTTCTCTTAGATGAGAAAAAAGATTTTCTATTGGAATTGTTAGGCAAGAAAAAAGAAATTATTGCTGAAATTAATGCGCTTAAAGTTGATTTACTTGATAGTGATTTAAAAAGCCCTATAGATGGAATAGTTTTAAAAATTAATTCTAGAGAAGGGGAAAGACCTAATTCAGAAGGTGTTTTGCAAGTAGGCTCTAGTCAAATTATGGAAGCAATTATTGAGGTTTATGAATCAGATATAAATAGAATAAGAATTGGTCAAATTGTTTCTTTAACTAGTGAAAATGGTGGCTTTAGTGGCACTCTTAAAGGTTTTGTAAAGCAAATTAGCCCCCAAATAAGCCAGAGAAAAGTTATTTCTACTGATCCTACAGGGGATGCAGATGCAAGAGTAGTTGAAGTCAGAATTAAGCTTGAAAGTGAATCATCAGTAAAGGTAAAAAGCTTTACAGGAATGAAAGTAATCGCTCGATTTAAACCATAG